The DNA segment GATATTGCCTGGCTGAAATCCAAAGGGCTTCACACGGTCGGGGCCGAGCTGAGTGAGATGGCTGTGCAGCAGCTGTTTCAAGAGCTGGGGGTGACACCACAAACCGAAAGGGTGCACCGGCTTAAGCGCTACCATGGGGATAACACGACGGTTTTTGTGGGGGATATATTTGATCTCGATGCAGCGTTACTGGGCACCGTGGATGCCATCTACGACCGCGCGGCTTTGGTGGCCCTGCCTGCGGATATGCGCAAAGCGTATAGCGGGCACTTGATGGACATTACCGGTGCTGCCCCGCAATTGTTGATTACCTTTGAGTATGAGCAATCACTGCTTGCCGGGCCGCCTTTCTCGGTTAGCTCAAGGGCGGTCTTTGATTGCTATGAGGCAAACTACCAGGTGAGGATGCTGCGCCAGCGTGAGGTGCCTGGGGGGTTGAAAGGGCGGGTGCCGGCACAGGAAGTGGCCTGGCTGTTGACCCCAAGATAGAGCAATAGGATTGCTCACTCCGGGGGAGGGTGTTGATTCCCCCCGCTTTTTATCGCTGTGACACACCGCAGCCTGCCCGCTGGGAGAGGGCGGTGCTGTTCGGGTTTTTCAGGGTGCCTGATGTGTTTTATGCGCAGCTTTGCGGTTGGCGGGATCATACATGGGGCAGCGGCTCTGTGCCGGCAATCAGCCCTTCCTTTTTCTGCTTGGGCCACCGCTTGATAGCCCTTTCCAGTTTGAGTGCTGTGGGTTTGTCCGGTGTCTCGATCTGGTATTCCAGAGTGAGTGGTCCCTTGCCGCGCAGGGCCCTGGCAGCTCTGGCGCCGCCGGTACAGTGTTCGGCAAAGCGCCGCCGGGTATCTGTGGTGATCCCCGTATAGAGTGTGCCGCTGCCCGTGCGGATCAGATAGACAAACCAACAACGCATCCAGTAGCTCACCTGCCCAGAGACTGTTTATAGTGCATACCCTCTGCTGCCGCTAGAATAACACGCGCTGCTCGCCGGGTTCGGGCGGGGGCCGGAATCCACTGCAGTCTAACGACAGGCGGCGGTCATTCAGGCCCAGTTTGCCGGTGGCAACATGAAAGCGCCGGCGCAATAATTGTGCAAATACCCCGGTACCGGTACGGCGCTGGGAAAAGTCGCTTTGATAGTCTTTCCCGCCGCGGCTTTGCCGTATCAGGCTCATCACGTGTCTGGCCCTTTGCGGGTAGTGTACCGCGAGCCACTCGCGGAACAATGGCGCCACTTCATGGGGTAACCGCAACAGGATGTAGGCGGCGTGCTCGGCGCCGGCATTGCGGGCAGCGGTGAGGATAGCCTCCAGTTCACAGTCATTGAGTGCCGGGATCATTGGCGCCGCGAGTACTGTCGTGGGTATCCCGGCAGCACTCAGTTGCTCAATGATACGCAACCGGGCAGACGGGCCCGCCGTGCGGGGTTCCAGCTTTCTCTTCAGGGCATTATCCAGTGTGGTGACACTAATGGCGATCTGGACCAGCTTGTCCTGGGCCATCTCTGCCAGAATCGGTAAATCGCGCAGGATCAGCTGCCCCTTGGTGACAATTGTTGTCGGTTGTCGGAACTGCTGCATCACCTGGAGTATTGTCCGGGTGATACCTTTTTCTTTTTCCAGTGGCTGGTAGGGGTCGGTGTTTGTGCCCAGTGCGATGGGGCTGCAGCGGTAGTTCCGCCTGCGCAGCGCCTGTTCCAGCAGGGTCGCGGCGTTCGGCTTGAAAAAAATCCTGCTCTCGAAGTCGAGGCCGGGAGAGAGATCCATGTAGGCATGGGCCGGGCGGGCATAGCAATAGATACACCCGTGCTCACACCCTCTGTAAGGATTGATTGACTGGGTAAAGGGGATATCGGGCGATTGATTGGTGGCAATGATCGATCGGGCTTTTTCCTCGATGGCCTCGGTGAGCAGGCGCTCCAGCGGTTCGGCTGTGACCGCCCACCCATCCCCCTCGCGGGTGCTTGAATAATCGGTGAAACGCCCGGCCATATTACTGGCCGCACCCCGCCCCTTGTGGTGACGCAGTGGGTTGGCGCTGTTGTTATCGGACATATTCGGGACCCAAACTGTATGGATGTACAGTCTATGGTGAGGTCTGTCTTTTGCGCAAGCTATTCTTTGGGGAGTCACATCAGGGAAAAAGGCTGTTGAAAGCCCCAATTGTGCGGGGTTTGGTCTCTGAAGTGTGCCTGTTGAGGAAAGCCGGGGAATAGCTATTGCCTAAAGCTATTAAAATTAATATTTCTATTGCCAGTTTGAAGCACTGCAAGGGGACAAACCCGTGAGTGATTTGGTCACCATTGTAGGGCAGGGGCTTTACCTGGCCCTGGCGGCGGTCATTGGGCTGGGCATCGCACGCATCCTGCGCATCGATAACACGCTCGGCTGCCTGGTTGCCGGGGTGCTGGCCGCTCTGTTGCTGCCGGTGATCGAGTACGACACCGGAGTGCGGGCAACCAGCCTGCGTGATCTGGTTTTTTTCGTTATTCTGCCGGTTCTGATTTTTGAATCGGCCTGGCAGCTGGACCCAAAAGCATTGAAGCGCTGGATAGGTCCGATCCTGTTATTTTCTACCCTGGGCCTGGTTGTCTGTGCGTTCCTGATCGCGGCAATCACGTACTATGGTATCGGACACCCTCAGGGATTCCCCTGGACAGCAGCGCTGTTGACCGGTGCGATCCTCGCCGCTACCGATCCGGTATCGGTGGTCAATTTATTGCGGCGGGCAAACAGTGGGCAGGATTTGGTGACCCTCGTTGAAGGGGAGAGCCTTTTTAATGACGCTGCAGCGGTGGTGTTTTACTCCCTGATGCTGGGGCTGGCAACCTACTCTCTGATGGAGGGGGGGAGTGAGGCCCCGTCATTGAGTGCCGGTTCGGTAGCACTGTATTTCTGTATGATTTTTTTTGGCGGTGTGGCCTGCGGGCTGGTATTCGGCCTGGTCACCTCCCTGGTGATCCTGTTCCTGCGCTCCCCCAGTGCGGCACTGATGACCCTGGTCATTGCCGCGTTTGGCAGCTTCTACCTGGCGGAAAGCGTATTCAAGGTATCGGGCATTATTTCAGTGATGATCTGTGCCATTGTGGCCCGTTCCTGTTTGCGCAAACAGAGCAAAACCTATCTCGCCGACGCCGAACCGACCTGGGAGTGGCTGGGATTGCTGTTTACAGCCATCATCTTCGTCATCATGGGACTGGTGATTACCTTTGAGATGTTCACGCACCAGTGGCTGGCGATGCTGATCGCAACGGCGGCAGCCCTGGGTTCGCGGGCGCTGTCGGTGGTATTGGTCGCACCGCTCACGCGATTTGTTGGCCCGCCGATTCCAAAATCCTGGCGACTGCTGATGAGCTGGGGTGGTTTGCACAGCGTTATTGCCGTGGCACTGGTACTGTCTTTACCGGTTGAGTTGCCTTACTGGTGGACTATCCAATCCATGGTGTTCGGTGTGGTTCTTTTCTCCCTGCTGGTACAGGGTACTACCAGTGCGCGCCTGATAAGAAAGCTGCAACTCTAAAGGGTAGCGCCCAGTCGGGAGTTTCTCTCCAGCCCCGGCACGCCGGGGCACCCCTTGTGCATTGCCGAACCGCTCGCAACAGTTGGAAGGCCCGATGAGGCCCGGTACTGGCAGACCGGTTTTGAGGGGCTGGATCTTGTGGCTACGCAGGGGCTTTTTCCAACGGCTCACAGGCCGGGGGGGCAGGCGAGGCTACTTTTTTCAGGCGGGTGCGGGCCGTTACAATACAGGCAATGCCCCGCAGCGGCTTTGGTGTTTGAGACCGGGCAGGGAGGGGGTGATTGCCCCGTACCTGGGTGCGGGTAACCCGGAGAGCTCAGTGAAATTGATCGACAGCCATTGTCATTTTGACTTTGATGCCTTTGCACCGGACAGGAGCCGGGTTTGGCAAAGGTGCTTGGCTGCCGGTGTCAGCCGGATGATTATTCCCGGCGTTTGCGAGGCCCAGTGGCAACCCCTTGCAGACCTGGTCAAAGGCCAGCCGGGCTGGTATGCGGCTGCGGGTATTCACCCCTGGTGGGTAGGCAGGATAGAGGATTTGACCGTATCGGCAGAGGGACTGGATCAGCTCGGTCACGCCCTCACCTCGCATGTGCGCGAATACGCCTGTGTGGCGGTAGGCGAGTGCGGCCTGGACACCGCCATAGACACCCCCCTGGCCCAGCAAGAGGCCGTGTTCCGGCTACAGATAGAAGTGGCCTGCGCGTTGCAGCTTCCCCTGGTATTACATGTACACCGTACACACAATGCCGTGTTGCGGCTGCTGAAACACTATCGCCCTCCCCGCGGTGGAGTTGTGCACGCCTTTAGTGGCAGCGAGCAGATGGCCGGGGATTACTGGCAGTTGGGGTTCTATCTGGGGGTGGGTGGCACTGTCACCTACCCACGTGCGGCGAAAACGCGCCGCACGTTTTCCCGCGTGCCGCTGCAGAGCCTGCTGCTGGAATCCGATGCCCCGGATATGCCCTTATCGGGCCGACAGGGGCGGCGCAACAGTCCCGAACACCTGCCATTAATCGCTGCAGAGCTGGCCGAGTTGCGCGGCGTTTCTACAGATGAGATTGCCAATACAACCCGTCACAATACCGAGATGTTATTTTCCCTATGAGCTTTTCGGCAGAGGCATTCAAACGGCAGTTCCCACTCTTTGCCCAGGGGGAAAATGCGCGGCTGGTTTACCTGGATAACGCGGCGACCACACAGAAGCCCTTGTCGGTGATCAATGCCGTGCGCGATTATTATATGCACAGCAGTGCCAACACCCACAGGTCCAGTCACCGGCTGGCCCGTAAAGCCACGGAAATGGTGGAGCGGGTGCGCGGGCAGGCAGCGGAATTTGTCAATGCCGCCAGCCCCAATGAAATGGTTTTTTGCCGCGGTGCCACCGAAGCCCTGAATCTGCTTGCCCACTGCCTGTGCAGTGGCCTCGCCCCCGGCGATGAGATCGTGATTTCCACCGCCGAGCACCATGCCAACATCGTGCCCTGGCAGATGGCGGCCGAGCGCTATCAATTAACACTGCGCTTTGTGCCGGATACGGCGGGTGTCCCCCGGTTTGACCAACTCAGCACCGTGCTGAATGAGCGCACCCGGGTGGTGTCCCTCACTGGAGGCGCCAACGCAATCGGGCTGCGTCCGGATCTGGCCCAGGTGCGCCGGCAGGTGCAACACACACGCAGTGTGTGGATTGTAGATGGCGCCCAACTGGCGGCCCATGAAGTGGTTGATGTACAAAAAATTGGCTGTGATTTTTTTGTGTGTTCCGCGCACAAGTTTTATGGGCCCACCGGTATCGGATTGCTCTACGGTCGCGAAGCATTGCTGGAAGCCATGCCCCCCTGGCTCGGCGGCGGTGAGATGATTACAGAAGTGGGGCTACAGACCAGCCGCTACGCCGGGTTACCGCATAAATTCGAAGCCGGCACCTCTCCGCTGGCGGCGATTGCCGGGCTTGGGGCCGTGCTGGCATTTCTTGCCCGGCAGGATCGCGGGGCTATGGCCGCGCACGAACAGAAGCTGGTGCACAGGTTGCATCGCGCACTGGAGGCATCGCCAGACTTTCACTTGGTGAGCCAGGCCCGCAACAACCTGGGTATTGCGGCCTTTGTGCCGGTACAGGGCAGTGCCGCCGATCTTATGCACTGGCTGGATGAACGGGACATTGCCGTACGGGTGGGGCACCACTGTGCGCAACTGCTGGGCCGGGCTGGCAGCAATCCGGTCACGGTGCGTGCCTCTGTTGCGGCCTACAATACCGACAGCGATATCCGGACTTTGTTACAGGCACTGGAGGCATACTGTGATTTTCACCGGCCAACTGCGGGGCAGTTACAGCGGGAAAGTGGCAGTGGGCAGCGGGATGACTTGACCCGCTTGTCACTGGCGCACCTAGCCTCCCAGCGCAATTGGCAGGATCGTTACCGGGAGTTGTTGCGTTGGGGCAAGGTGATTCGCCACAAACCGGAAGTTCGCCGCCGGGAAAATCTCGTACAGGGTTGTGAATCCCAGGCCTGGTTGGTGCACCGGCAGGAGGGCGGGCGCCATTTCTTTGAGCTGGACAGTGACAGCCGTGTGGTCAAGGGCCTGGGGGCACTGCTGCTGTCACAGATTGATGGGCGCACGGCCGGGGAGATCGGCGCGCTCGACCTGCCCCGGTTGTTTGAAGAGCTGGGGCTGGGTAAACACCTCAGCCAGTCCCGCAGCAATGGGTTTTACGCCTTGATGCGCTGGGCCCTGCAGCAGGTGGAGGCCAGCCTGGCCCAGAAATGATGCCTTCAGGTGCCCTGGGCCAGGCTGCCCGCTGCCGGGCTGCGTTTTCCTGTGAGGGGCTTCAAGCCGAACAGTAAGCGCAGCAGCGGCACCCGGCGAATAGGCAGTTCGTGATTGACCAGACATTTTGTAACAGTTCCCTGGAGAGGAGCTGGAAAGCCATGGGCGTGCGCGCTGAAATTGAATAACCTTGATCTGCGACCGTACGAGCTGCATCCAGCTTGAACCCCAGGGAGAAGGAGTGACGATATCTACTTATTGCTGTCCTTTATTTCAGGCGGTGACTTAATTACCGATACTGGTGTCCGGGAATAGTAACCACTACAATTTCCAACAAACCCGGGCATTCAGTGTATTGAGAGATCCGATCTACTCAACAATGTATTCATAATATTGACTTTCATTATTGGCGTAATCACGCCCGTACAAACACACCTTGGTTGGATGCTCAGTAATACGAATTGGAATCCTGTAGTAGCGTTGATAGGTAACCTTTTCGCAGTTCAGCTCAGCAGGCTTTCCTGTTGCATAATAGAAGTCGCTGTACTCCGGGGGTTGGAAGATCGGCTGAAATGCGGTTTTATTGGGTGAAATAAATACCTCAGGAGCCTCTAAAGGCGGCGTGTTATCCACAAAAACCTGAATCACTTCCGGTAATGGCTCGTCACTGTCACCGGCCTTAATCAGGCAAAATTGATGAACGCCCTCTCGATCGACAGCAATGGGCCAGCCTGAAAAATCTGTCATACCTGATACCGGCTCACTGTAACCATTGATGTCTTGACAAGATTCTTTTTGATCAGACAAACGCACTTCTTTATATCGAACTCTGGTCTCCTGATCTTTAAGCGTAAATTTCCAATACTGATTGCTTGCTTTAAGACCACTAAAGAAATAAGGATAATTTTCAATCTCAACAGAGGGGGGGGTAGGCAACCGGCATGAGAATTGATCTAGATCGAATAAGCCAGAATCAGTGTTGAAGCACCCTGTAAAGTGCTCAGAGGGTATAAAATAGCTTTTCCCCGCATCAATATGCGCACCTGCTTCATCCACCTCACAAGGATTGCCGTTGTAACAGGTTTCTCCCACATGACCGATAGATGTGGTATTAATAATGCCCACCATTGCCAAGTGCTGGTTAAATACAGGGGAACCAGAGCTTCCTGGTGCGATCCCTTTGCAGTTGTTTTTAACCATCTGATACCAATGCCAGTGATACTCAACGACATCCAGTGTCCTATCTGCGAGGCAGGTTGATAATTGCAGCGCATCCACCGCTACGGGAATGCCTGCAACGGTTATGGGTTCCCCTTGTTGGGGTTCCTGAAACAGTTTGTAAGGAGTTAGGCCCAGCTCTATTAATTCCTGAACAGATGCCCCTGCAGATAAAATCGCAAAATCTGTCTCTTTCATAGTGGCATAAATCAATTTGTCAATATGAAGCGCAATGCTGGCATTTTCTTTTGTGTCAGTGAAGTAGTTAAATTTGACAGTATAATCAACTGGCTTGTTCAAAAGCACCTTATTCCCTGAAGCCGAAGGGAAGGGGTCCATTGCGCAGTGCCCATTAGTCAGGAAATAAGCAGGAGCCTGTGTATTCTCCGAGACTTGGACAAAGGAAGCGGAACACCTAAGCGCTCCTCTTAACATGCCAATTGATCGATAAAAATCATGACCTTGACTGTTGGGAATATCAACTTCAGCCCTTGCCATCCCCGCTAATAAAAGTAATGCCAGCATTGATAAAGAAGCTTTGATTATTCTCTTCATAAATAATTCCTTTTCAAGACGAATGTATTTTTACATTCACCTGTACTGCAGAGAACATGATTAAGAAATAATAATTGCTGAGCTTAACATAGTCATGAGGTCATGAACACGGATTACTTTTCTATCTCAATAAATATATAATGCTGAAAGGTAAGAGCTGTAGGGTAGGATTTATGAAAGGCTCAGTATTGTAAGTCCCTTAGCACACAAACAGCATTCTCTTGGAAGTAGCCAGGCAGTGCACACGCGAGTTTGTGTGCCCTGGCAGTCTATTCAATGCCAAATTATTTTAAAATTGATGCAGATCAAAAGCTCAATAAAAGAAAGGGATATTTTCTTTCGGATCAATTTCAATATTGCGCTAATTCAAGGAGGAGTAGCATTTTTTAAATTAATTTTAGCATCTGATTTTTTTGGGTTAACCAAATATTTCAAATTATGAATCGCCAAAAAATATTGATTTTCTTGGGCGAATTTATTTATAGAATCCAGCTTGTACTTATAGGTATCTCTCTATGAAAACTATGGTTAATATTATATCCACGCTCCTGTTTATTTTTTTCATGCCGGCTTGCTTTGCCAGTTCAGTGGATGTAGTGTTCATTCCCAAAATATATTTATCACATAGCAGCCTTGTCCCCCTTGAGTTAACTATTGATGAAAGAACAGTGGAGTTTGATCATTACAGCGAACCGCTGAGCGCCTATCACATCTTCAGTAGTGTAACCCGTACAGGATTTTGGATGTTTTTTAAAGAAGTTAACGGTGAAAAATTTTATATAACCGGCCTTGATGTATATTCTGACCTGAAAACATTCAGGGGAGTAGATCCAGCTACTATTACAGATCTGGGTACATTGCTCAATGACCCAAGAACCTTTGTGCAGGTTAATTTTTCGGAGAATGGCTCTTACTACTTGAATACAAGTTCAAATGGCTATCTTGCGTTGGATTGCTCAGATCCCAACAATTATCCGTACCCTGCAATTTTGGTGGATAACCTGGAGGATGCATCGGTAATGTTTACCACTTTTCAGTAGAGCCTGTTCACACTGGATGCAGTGTAATTGCTAGATGTCAAGTTCAGGTGGCTTACTATGAGTACCGTCTCAAGAAACAGTCGCCCTATGCTGCCAGCCTCCCAGTGCCATGGATCACGATCAGGGGCCACCGGCTTGAACGGACCGGTTTTGTGGTGGATATGCCGACCAAGGTCAGAGTGATGGAGGGGTATTTGGTATTGACTGCTGAATAGATGTAAAGACAAAATCCCTGGCAAGTTTTCTTGCTGGGGCTTTTATTGGTCAAGTATCCAAAAATAGCTTTATAATAGTTGGAACATGGAATGAGGCAAAAATTTCAGAGTCAGGATGTCACCAACTAACTTCCTAATGATAAATGGTTGATATCGCTCGAAAGCTTTTTCCACATCAGAAAAATCTGTATATGGCTCAGGTTCTTTCGGCCCAATCCAATAGCGGCTACTATCTCCGTATGGTTCCCAAACCACACAATCCTCTCCCTGGAATTGGAAGGAAACAAGGTTTTCCTCAGAACTAAAAGCTTTCCTTTGCAGCATATCAGATATGCCATCAACCGTGGATAATATCGATGCAATACCATTGACCGATATATATACACTTTCTACTTCAAAAGCGTACATAGTGCCTTCCGTGCTTTTAATTGGGTAGGTACGCATATTCCGCCCTCTAGTTTCCAAACACACCACCAGCTAGAATGCCAGCACCATAAATGTTGAAATAGATATTCGTTCTTCCTGCAGCAGCTTGTACCGCTGCATCGCTACCATAACGACTCAAAGCCTGAGAATAGGAGAGGGACCTATAGCTGCGAAAAGTTCCTAACCTGAAGCGACCCTTCATATTATTCCTGAAGACGTTAGCAGCAGTTCCAGAAGGAGCCAGCCGCGCACCAATTTTGACTGTAGCAGCATACCCAACCCTTGCAACTCCAGCTGCATAGCTTGTTACTTCCTCTGCTAGATACAGACCGGATTCAGTATTCACGCCACCAATATTTAACGCGCCTCGAATATCATCGCCAAATCCTAATAATAGTCCATCACCTAACCCAGCCAAATAGTCCACAGCTCCTTGTGGGGCAGACGGAAGTTGATTTTTGATAAAAATGTTTTGAATTGCTTGGCCAATTCTATCCAGGTAACTCCCCTTTTGTGCAAATAACTTAATCTACAAAGAGGCAACCATCTTTAAGTTCCCGTTAGACTCTTTATAAATCCTCAACCCGCACTTGAAAGACCCCAAAAACCATGATCCACAGGCAACCCAATACACAGCATCATTCCCCTTCAAAACAAATACATCTTGAATATCTGATACCTTCCAGCGCAACCTGCCTTTAAATAGATTATTGTTTTGCATGTCTACAATCGATATATTGTTTTTTATTGCCCAAGATTCAATTTTTTTCTAAAATAATTGGATCGCACTAATAATGCGATATACGGAAGCGCCCCGAAGATTATAAACAAAAGCAAAGTCAGATTGGCTCCCATCTCAGGAGTGTAAATGTAGGCTATTTTACCTAAGGTAACAGATACAAGTAAAACTAGAATCAATCTCATTTCTATAACTCTAATGCTATAAAGTCTCTCAGAGAAGGCGAAACAACATTTAAACTTCTTCGTTCACCTATAGCCACTCCAGCTCCGATCCCTAGGCCGGCACCTAAAAACCCACCAGCTGAAATTGCCCCATTTGCATAATCCACGGCATATGATCCCGCTGGCCCGCCAACATCCCAGGGTATAGCTGCAAATCCAATTGCTGTACGACTTGAAGATGTAGAAAACCCAGACTTCAACTGAGTAGGTGATTTGCCAAAGCTTACTCCCCTGGTAGCAGCACCACCAATTCCTAATCCTGCCGCAAATACACCAGAAAGTTGCAAATAGACCTTCGAGTTAAATAAATCACTTGGATCAATGGATAAACCAAATGCACCACCACCTTCTAGGCAAAAAGAAATACCACAACCAACTAGTGAACTACTTAGCAATCCTAGCTGAACTGTTCCGTCTGAACTTATCAAGTTCGACAACTCACCAATCAAGTCATGCCAATGCTCACTAAAATACCCGCCTATCTTTTGTGCAACAGCATGACACCGACACAATATCGTAGCTACAAACCGATTTTCCCCAATGCGATCAGCAACTTAAAGAGCATTTTCTCGGCGAACGGCGTTCTTACCAACTTTTTTGCTCCGACGCGGGTTTTACTTTACCGGCATACTTTCCCAGTGGCAATGCCTCTCACAGATTAGTGTTCTACTGACCATTGACCGCAAAGCGGGGGGCAGCCCCTCCTGATTAGCGGGTAAAACGGTGGTGCCGCTTCTTCGATGGCTTCGATCAGGTACCGGTTTTCCTGTTGCATACAAAGAAGCCCCGTATC comes from the Microbulbifer sp. MI-G genome and includes:
- the tmpT gene encoding thiopurine S-methyltransferase; translation: MKESFWLDKWQKNDIGFHEQSGNSLLAELLPELSLSEGDRVFLPLCGKTRDIAWLKSKGLHTVGAELSEMAVQQLFQELGVTPQTERVHRLKRYHGDNTTVFVGDIFDLDAALLGTVDAIYDRAALVALPADMRKAYSGHLMDITGAAPQLLITFEYEQSLLAGPPFSVSSRAVFDCYEANYQVRMLRQREVPGGLKGRVPAQEVAWLLTPR
- a CDS encoding GIY-YIG nuclease family protein; its protein translation is MRCWFVYLIRTGSGTLYTGITTDTRRRFAEHCTGGARAARALRGKGPLTLEYQIETPDKPTALKLERAIKRWPKQKKEGLIAGTEPLPHV
- a CDS encoding PA0069 family radical SAM protein, encoding MSDNNSANPLRHHKGRGAASNMAGRFTDYSSTREGDGWAVTAEPLERLLTEAIEEKARSIIATNQSPDIPFTQSINPYRGCEHGCIYCYARPAHAYMDLSPGLDFESRIFFKPNAATLLEQALRRRNYRCSPIALGTNTDPYQPLEKEKGITRTILQVMQQFRQPTTIVTKGQLILRDLPILAEMAQDKLVQIAISVTTLDNALKRKLEPRTAGPSARLRIIEQLSAAGIPTTVLAAPMIPALNDCELEAILTAARNAGAEHAAYILLRLPHEVAPLFREWLAVHYPQRARHVMSLIRQSRGGKDYQSDFSQRRTGTGVFAQLLRRRFHVATGKLGLNDRRLSLDCSGFRPPPEPGEQRVLF
- a CDS encoding cation:proton antiporter produces the protein MSDLVTIVGQGLYLALAAVIGLGIARILRIDNTLGCLVAGVLAALLLPVIEYDTGVRATSLRDLVFFVILPVLIFESAWQLDPKALKRWIGPILLFSTLGLVVCAFLIAAITYYGIGHPQGFPWTAALLTGAILAATDPVSVVNLLRRANSGQDLVTLVEGESLFNDAAAVVFYSLMLGLATYSLMEGGSEAPSLSAGSVALYFCMIFFGGVACGLVFGLVTSLVILFLRSPSAALMTLVIAAFGSFYLAESVFKVSGIISVMICAIVARSCLRKQSKTYLADAEPTWEWLGLLFTAIIFVIMGLVITFEMFTHQWLAMLIATAAALGSRALSVVLVAPLTRFVGPPIPKSWRLLMSWGGLHSVIAVALVLSLPVELPYWWTIQSMVFGVVLFSLLVQGTTSARLIRKLQL
- a CDS encoding TatD family hydrolase yields the protein MKLIDSHCHFDFDAFAPDRSRVWQRCLAAGVSRMIIPGVCEAQWQPLADLVKGQPGWYAAAGIHPWWVGRIEDLTVSAEGLDQLGHALTSHVREYACVAVGECGLDTAIDTPLAQQEAVFRLQIEVACALQLPLVLHVHRTHNAVLRLLKHYRPPRGGVVHAFSGSEQMAGDYWQLGFYLGVGGTVTYPRAAKTRRTFSRVPLQSLLLESDAPDMPLSGRQGRRNSPEHLPLIAAELAELRGVSTDEIANTTRHNTEMLFSL
- a CDS encoding aminotransferase class V-fold PLP-dependent enzyme — encoded protein: MSFSAEAFKRQFPLFAQGENARLVYLDNAATTQKPLSVINAVRDYYMHSSANTHRSSHRLARKATEMVERVRGQAAEFVNAASPNEMVFCRGATEALNLLAHCLCSGLAPGDEIVISTAEHHANIVPWQMAAERYQLTLRFVPDTAGVPRFDQLSTVLNERTRVVSLTGGANAIGLRPDLAQVRRQVQHTRSVWIVDGAQLAAHEVVDVQKIGCDFFVCSAHKFYGPTGIGLLYGREALLEAMPPWLGGGEMITEVGLQTSRYAGLPHKFEAGTSPLAAIAGLGAVLAFLARQDRGAMAAHEQKLVHRLHRALEASPDFHLVSQARNNLGIAAFVPVQGSAADLMHWLDERDIAVRVGHHCAQLLGRAGSNPVTVRASVAAYNTDSDIRTLLQALEAYCDFHRPTAGQLQRESGSGQRDDLTRLSLAHLASQRNWQDRYRELLRWGKVIRHKPEVRRRENLVQGCESQAWLVHRQEGGRHFFELDSDSRVVKGLGALLLSQIDGRTAGEIGALDLPRLFEELGLGKHLSQSRSNGFYALMRWALQQVEASLAQK
- a CDS encoding S1 family peptidase, with translation MKRIIKASLSMLALLLLAGMARAEVDIPNSQGHDFYRSIGMLRGALRCSASFVQVSENTQAPAYFLTNGHCAMDPFPSASGNKVLLNKPVDYTVKFNYFTDTKENASIALHIDKLIYATMKETDFAILSAGASVQELIELGLTPYKLFQEPQQGEPITVAGIPVAVDALQLSTCLADRTLDVVEYHWHWYQMVKNNCKGIAPGSSGSPVFNQHLAMVGIINTTSIGHVGETCYNGNPCEVDEAGAHIDAGKSYFIPSEHFTGCFNTDSGLFDLDQFSCRLPTPPSVEIENYPYFFSGLKASNQYWKFTLKDQETRVRYKEVRLSDQKESCQDINGYSEPVSGMTDFSGWPIAVDREGVHQFCLIKAGDSDEPLPEVIQVFVDNTPPLEAPEVFISPNKTAFQPIFQPPEYSDFYYATGKPAELNCEKVTYQRYYRIPIRITEHPTKVCLYGRDYANNESQYYEYIVE
- a CDS encoding SymE family type I addiction module toxin; this encodes MAYYEYRLKKQSPYAASLPVPWITIRGHRLERTGFVVDMPTKVRVMEGYLVLTAE